A window from Onychostoma macrolepis isolate SWU-2019 chromosome 07, ASM1243209v1, whole genome shotgun sequence encodes these proteins:
- the si:dkey-33c9.6 gene encoding active breakpoint cluster region-related protein isoform X5, whose product MDSDLLQDVFTEETEWVSHSPLQTEPCLPSTPTTESPDDLLQKRTVVLKGVLISEEIYLTELETLLTPMKALKAAAGTSQPVLSTEQVQTVFYQIPELRDLHKDFYTSLRAKLQPDEVMDPGSQQGLEREEAPVMQLCHREQHLCVGDLFQKFVNQLGVYRGFIDNYENAVEIVQKCMQSDQRFRTLAESMMSSKGSDNVKTKYTFEALLYKPLDRVMKTTLVLHDLWKHTPPDHPDSIMLQEALRLSSSFLSGVNERSQCKRSVKLSRGERRQLMRDGFVVDVCENGHNLRHLFLYTDMLLCARLTSAGRQAQYRFCWYLPLVGLKLHWAAEHLPSSEYQVKISKTRAKMYQLKQALQQHTKGGKVSVSRAVDRLRRKLEECEIWLLTNTPSFTLDLHSTSGKSHTIRLFSLYDLTEWREAIEKQSGNCIETVPPDLLSVTGSCIKLRMTQQPPLHCVQSNESAHICGNLYVMVQSACGLQNPSSAYVCVEVDGFEFYDRRKQTCLSAFCVTPQWDEELVFQVEGAQQLFLVFVSQYENGTQDDIVGRAVLNLDTDNMFKKWKKVTCSLGQVDVTLSIKYMPHPLDPPSTTPLVQEPVFCVPIGQVAMQESVLVPHIVRSCVEEIERRGLKEEGIYRISGASTEIQALKHAFNTNYREAVSKLRTIDVNAVSGTLKLYFRELPLPLIPSERFKELADALEIGDPYRRAHSMLTLLQDLPDVNRNTLLFLLHHLRRVAERKEENKMSLSNLATVFGPSLLRPPVARVDISQEVEVQVQVIFLYLQSQNLPEAILTKHLDIDDLET is encoded by the exons ATGGATTCTGACTTACTACAGGATGTGTTCACTGAGGAGACAGAGTGGGTTTCTCACAGCCCTTTGCAAACTGAGCCATGTTTGCCATCCACTCCA aCAACCGAGAGCCCAGACGACCTGCTTCAGAAGAGAACAGTGGTTCTGAAAGGGGTTCTGATCAGTGAGGAGATCTACCTTACAGAGCTTGAGACGCTTCTCACG CCTATGAAAGCTCTGAAGGCAGCAGCGGGAACCTCTCAACCTGTGTTGTCCACGGAGCAGGTTCAGACTGTGTTTTATCAAATTCCTGAGCTCAGAGATCTGCACAAAGACTTTTACACAAGCCTTCGGGCCAAACTGCAACCTGATGAAGTGATGGACCCGGGGTCACAACAAGGCCTGGAGAGGGAGGAGGCCCCGGTGATGCAGCTTTGCCACAGGGAGCAACATTTATGTGTGGGAGACCtgtttcaaaagttt GTCAACCAGTTAGGAGTGTATCGGGGCTTCATTGACAACTATGAGAATGCAGTGGAGATCGTGCAGAAGTGTATGCAATCAGACCAGCGTTTCAGGACGCTTGCAGAG AGTATGATGTCCTCCAAAGGGTCAGACAATGTCAAAACTAAGTACACCTTTGAAG CTCTCCTGTATAAGCCATTAGACAGAGTGATGAAAACCACACTCGTGTTGCAC GACTTGTGGAAGCACACGCCCCCCGATCACCCCGACAGCATCATGCTGCAGGAAGCGCTTCGTCTCTCCAGCAGCTTCCTATCTGGGGTCAATGAACGGTCGCAATGCAAACGTTCTGTCAAGCTCAGCAGAGGAGAG AGACGTCAGCTGATGCGTGATGGGTTTGTGGTAGATGTGTGTGAGAACGGGCACAACCTGAGACACCTCTTCCTGTACACAGACATGCTGCTATGTGCCAGACTGACAAGTGCAGG GAGACAGGCACAGTACAGGTTTTGCTGGTACTTGCCGTTGGTTGGCCTGAAGCTGCACTGGGCAGCCGAACATCTGCCCTCATCAGAATACCAAGTGAAAATTAGTAAAACCAGAGCCAAAATGTACCAGCTCAAACAAGCACTCCAGCAACACACG AAAGGAGGCAAGGTGTCAGTTTCTCGTGCTGTTGATCGCTTGAGGCGCAAACTTGAAGAGTGTGAGATCTGGCTCCTAACAAACACGCCATCTTTTACTTTAGACCTACATAGCACCAGTGGAAAG AGTCACACTATCCgactgttttctttgtatgaccTGACTGAGTGGAGAGAAGCCATTGAGAAACAGAGTGGAAACT gtATCGAGACGGTTCCTCCAGACCTGTTGTCTGTTACCGGTTCCTGTATCAAACTCAGAATGACTCAACAACCTCCCCTTCACTGCGTTCAGTCCA ATGAAAGTGCTCATATATGTGGGAATTTATATGTGATGGTTCAATCGGCGTGTGGTCTGCAAAACCCGAGCA gtgcatatgtgtgtgtggaggtAGATGGCTTTGAGTTTTATGACAGACGAAAACAAACGTGCCTTTCGGCCTTCTGTGTTACACCACAATGGGATGAG GAGCTTGTGTTTCAAGTGGAGGGAGCTCAGCAGCTGTTCCTGGTATTTGTGTCTCAGTATGAGAACGGCACACAGGATGACATTGTGGGTAGGGCGGTGTTAAAT CTGGACACTGACAACATGTTTAAGAAGTGGAAGAAAGTCACTTGTTCTTTGGGCCAAGTTGATGTGACCTTGTCAATCAAGTACATGCCCCACCCTCTCGATCCTCCTAGCACCACCCCTCTAGTACAGGAACCGGTGTTCTGTGTGCCGATTGGACAAGTGGCAAT GCAAGAGAGCGTGCTGGTCCCTCACATTGTCCGTTCCTGTGTGGAGGAGATTGAGAGGAGGGGTCTGAAAGAAGAGGGGATCTACAGAATCTCAGGAGCCAGCACCGAGATACAAGCACTAAAACATGCATTCAACacta ATTACCGTGAGGCTGTGAGTAAACTGAGGACTATAGATGTGAATGCTGTATCAGGCACTCTGAAACTGTACTTTAGAGAACTTCCTTTACCTCTTATTCCCTCTGAGCGATTCAAGGAGCTTGCAGATGCACTAG AAATTGGCGATCCATATCGCAGGGCCCACAGCATGCTGACTCTGTTGCAGGATCTACCAGATGTAAACCGCAAcactctcctcttcctcttacATCACCTGAGACG TGTTGCAGAGAGGAAGGAAGAGAATAAAATGTCTCTGAGTAATTTGGCCACAGTGTTTGGCCCCAGCCTCTTGCGCCCCCCAGTGGCTCGTGTCGACATTTCTCAAGAAGTGGAGGTTCAG GTTCAGGTGATTTTTCTCTATCTGCAGAGTCAGAACCTTCCAGAAGCAATTCTCACAAAACATCTGGACATTGATGATCTAGAGACATGA